Genomic window (Accipiter gentilis chromosome 7, bAccGen1.1, whole genome shotgun sequence):
AGTATCTGGCCTTCAGAgctgctctctttccctcccatTCCCTGAACTAATTCTTTAGACAGTTgataaataaccttttttttttttaaactggcaaaGATTAAATGTTcctagtcagaaaaaaaatgtgggcTTTTTACCTGATAATCAGGGATCCTTTTTAATGCAGCTGAAGAGTCCAACTGTCTCTCTAAAAAGCAGCCATAATCCCGTGGTCCACATCATATTTCAGAAAGAGATCACTCCATCACACATGTAGTTTATTGTGAATGTAAAACATCTGCATGGGCTCGTGAAAAGCTTTGCTCTTACCTAGAAAAGCTCAGGTCATCTGAAATTGGAAAATTAtgaagtgatttaattttttccttcctatatTAATTGCTGCTCTCAATGTAAGCCAAAGACAAGGCAACCAACTGAGCATTCCTTTGCTGTCTACTGTTTGGCACATTATCATTTTATGCCTTAAGACTGTGTCAAACAGAGAGAGGGGCCACTGTCACTGTTAAAACCATGTCAGTTTTGCTTCAGTGATTttcagagttggttttttttcctagaaccTGTACTCAGATCTTCACTTTAATGTGCTTCCTGCCTGCCTTGTGGTTCACCTCCGCTTGCACAGCAGTGCCTTCTACCTAGATGTGACTGTGAAGTTGATTGTAGTTTGGCAACAGAGATGTCTGATATGAAAGAGGTGACATTTGCCAGCCGTGGGCAATAAAACTGCAAAGCTGAGCCAGCTATATCAGCTTAATTAATTGCATTCCTAGCTGTGTGAACTGGAAGACTGAGACTCAAAAAAGGGTGTGTGGGAAGGAAGTAGAGTGAGGAGTAATTCCaggaaaattatttacttttgttACACACCTGGAGTAGGGAAGTTTGCATGTCTTCTCAGGAGTCTGGCTGAAGTTAGGCCACACATGCTAGCTCAGGGAACTCAGCCATATCTGGCCCATTGAGCAGCAGAGTTTCCCTTGCGTCTTTTTTCACGTTATTTGGTTTAACAAGCTAAGAAAGGGTTGGGCATCATCTCTGTGTGAAGCGTGGTCTCCTGATCTGACTGGCCTCTCATGTGCCAACAACATGGAGCTGTAGAGTTAAGCAGAGGTCTGTGCCCTCACAGAACATCGTAGTGAAAAGGTTTGTTGCTTCCCTTTGGGAACACTTCCCCTCTTGCACCCTGATGATTGCTCTTACCTGTTTTTCCCACTGCCAGCTCCATGGGCACAGCCTGGCTCTCTGGTAAGCCTTGTGTATTTACATTATAATATATAGGGAGCTTCACCTTTGTCCCTACACATTTCTTCTCTGCCTTATCTCTCTGTCATCTTGCTTTACTCCAACTGTGTTTTTCCTGTGGTTTATCTGTTTCTCTTGTGGACTGTTATTTTTGTTCCATTGTCCTTCATCCTCCTTTCCCATTCCTGTAGGTTTATTGCAGGATCACACTGCGGCCTTTCCCCCCCTTCAACGCTATTTGACCACAGAAAACAGTGACTTCCAATCCATCTGCCAATCTCGTCCTGACAAATACAAAGGGAAGGTCTCTGTTTGCAATCAGGATGCAAGTAACCAGGGTGGATTTGAGCACGGGGATTACAGCCAGAACAATAATGCCTTTGTAATGCTGTCAGGATTATTCCTCTCCTGTGGAGTAAAACTTGAAGAGCAATACCAAGTCTTCAAGCAAACAGAATCTCCAGCTGTCAGTGCTTTTGCTTCCTCTGGAGGCAGACACATGCCTGTCCAAATACAATATGGCAGAAGACTGATACTTGGCATCTCTATGACTATTGAAGCATGACATGTGTCTGAAACCTTTTAAAAGCGATGGAGGTATagtaaagggaaaggaaaggctgTAAGTGAGGGCTAGACGGTTCACCTTCTGTTACGGGAGAGATTCCTGATTAGTATCTGGATTGTCAGCCCAGTCCAGCTTAGATTTTACTGTGCTTTGGCAAATTGTTTGTATGATATCATACTTACCCTAGACGATTATGTTCTTGCAAATGCAGGTGAGAGAAATAATAAAGACTAAGAAACTAGTACCAAGAGAACTGCTGCAAAACATCACAGACATTTGTGCCTTCCCGTCAACAGCTTGCTGGAGACTTTTTTGTGGTCATTGCTCACTCATTTCACTCTCAAAGTCCTTTTCTAGGCTACGGTctttaactgaaattaaaatacactCTTCTGAGTTCAGGTCAGGCAATGCAGCCCCTGTTTGTTTGaacagtattctcttttttttcaaaaattttctCTACACAAGTGAAGCCAAAAAGAATTGACTGAACCCTTCCCCCAAAAATGCCTATGCATTTGTTCTTGTGCATACTTTTTGATAGCACTTTTAAGGAAAGACAGGATTTTACACTTGCAGGCAGTGCCGTATTTGCCATTGCACGCTGGAAGTGGATCCACCTTCCCCCAGTGGCCCCAGGCTATTCACTTGCTCCAGAATCCCCCTGGTTTGCGGAGGGAAGCGCAGCTCCCCTCTGGCTTGGCCTCTGACTGAATCACATGGATAGTTTTGACTTAGCTCCATCTCCGGAAGCAGCGAGCGTGCACACTACATAATATAATCTTCATGTCTTGAGGATTGAGGCCTGTCCTCTTTTGTGCTGCCAGATGGAAGAGGAGCCACGCTCTCTCTGGAGAGATGTCCCTGCACATCTCGCCGCTCAGCCGTGCTGGAATTATGTGCTTCTCTCTGCAGCCGGGCACTGTTTTTCCCTGGCATTTGGCTCCAGAATAGCTAGCTTTTTAGTATGCAGCGGATGCTACGCAGCCACTGTGGTCCCAAGATTAATTTGTCTAGAAAAGGAGATACATGAAGAACCTCCAAAATGAATTTGTGACGAGGATGTACTCCAGATTCTCTGAGCAGGCAGGGTTTGTTCTCAGCTGAAACTCAAACACAGGTGTCGTGGACAGCCAGGTTTCTTGTTTGTGCTCTCACTCTGTCCCCTTTcgtatttttttcagctgctgctgttttgttgcTCGGTTCTGTAACATGGCCCCTGCCTGCATTGTGATTGCCTGTTAGTCAAGCCGTTTCATGCCCTGATCCCTGAAGTGCTCTCCAAAGTGATGAATCACACCTGCACTAGTGAGTCCCTTCTCACTAATGAGGCATCTGCTCCAAATTCTGTAGTGCTCGGTTGATTCAGGCAAGAAGCTACAACCCACCTGTAGTGTCACTACAGTCCTCAGGAATAGCTCAAAAGACCCCAAGGAGGACAAGAGCAGTGTTAGTCAGGCTAGACAGGAATCTTATCTGTGTAAACTTCCTCACAGCAATGCCTCGTCAGCACCAGCTGCAACTCCAGAAATGGCAGCTTCTCTAGAAGCAATGTTACATCCCGATGGAATTAGCGTCCCCAGGACAAAGAGGTATTGAGAAATGTTCCTTCCAGCCTCCTGCTACCTCTGAGCTTCCTGGCAGAAGGACCcctgcagcagccacagctccagCAATACAGCTGCAGTAGGGAAAGCCAGAGCTTGCGTTTTTCCAGCCACGAGTAGTAGTTCTGCACTGCTGATATCAAAGAGGAGCagcctgttctgaaaaaaaacccaaaacaaaccaaaccccaaaaggTACCTTGGCTATAGTTAGGAGCTGAAATGACACTGCAGGTATGAATGGGAAATTGTTGCTTGATAAACATCCCCACCACAAACCCCTTCAACAGCCCGTTCAGCCACCATGACAGCTGCTGCCAAGCATCCAAAGCAGGAAAGGGGCAGAGGGACCAGCCTCTTCTCCTCTCTGCCATCCTAAGGCTGGACGGAGGGCACCTTGTGCAGGAATCATGCTTGGCTGCTGTGCATCTGGTGCCGATAGCACAGCTGAGGGGACAGCAGAGCACACCGACCCAGGGCCGCAGAGTAATTCTCTTTCCGTGGCAGCTTTTCCTTGACCAGCACATGTGACTGTAGCGGTGGGGgcacaggagcacaggctgcGATGGGACCCCAGGCTGCAGAGAGAAGTTGCACTTGGGTTGTTGCAGAGAAGACTGTGTCATCACATAGTAACTGCTGTGCATGTGCCAGCAAGAGCAGAGCTAGCATGAGTAAGCTTATTATGCGATAATCACACCTTCATCTTTCTGGGTACACAAACTGCTGAGGTATCCAAGTCTGGCGGTGAGGCACAATCGCTGTCTGAAGATGAGCGAGAAGGAACTGGGTCCTTTCCTCATTGGGAACATATGTCTGATTTGACACCATTatcttttactgtttttaaacagaacatcATTATTGAACCACCTGTTGCCACTTAATTACCTGTGTTTGATTACAAAGATGTTAAGTAATCGGCTTTTTAGGTACAAACTCCTTCATTTTTACATCCTTCTGTGATGCGCCCTGACAAAGCCTCTATGTCCATTTTGCAAAGCTGGATCAAAACTTCCCCCGTGGGCTATGTCAGACAGGCAGCGGCTGAGCGCCCAGCCTCCCCCTTGCGAACTTTGGGAAACCTGGAATTTGGATCAAGACTTTGAATCCTCTCAGTTACGGCGACAGGACCTATAGGTGCTGACCTATAAAGCCGGTATCCACCGTGGTCCCCGTTTCGGTAGGCGGAGCGTTCAGGTGGGCCCCGGCCCCCACAGCGTGCTGTCTCCTGGTACCGGAGCGGAGGCGCCTTCCGAAAGCCACGCGTGGGGGCAGGTGGGTCACCCCGCGGGGTAGAGGTGCTCGCCTTCCCGGCCGCTGCCCTCGGAGGCACTAACCTCCTTCCCGGGGAGACGCGGGAGCCTCGGGGGGCCAGGcctcccccgccacccccccccccccccgggacgcCGCCCACGTCCGCGCCGCCGGGGGCGatgctcccgccgccccggggctgggggtgtgtgtgctgCGGGCCTTACggtccccctccccgccgggcccggggccgccgggccctgcccgccgcgctGCGggagcgccgcccgccgccgcccgcaccccctcggcggcggcggcgccgcttcGCCTTGCCGGCGCGCCCCGGCCTGAGCCGGCCCCCGGCGGGGGGGAGGCCTCGGCTCacctggagaggaggaggaggaggaggcggcggcgacgcggggggggacacacacacacacgacgaCGACGACGGTGCCCGGCGGAGCGCCCCTTGCCGCGGCCTTTGTCTGCGCTGTCACATGGGCCGCGGTGCGGGATTTAAGCGGGTCTCCGCAGGACATGCCGTGAGCGGCGCGCCGCAGCCCTGCCCGCAGCGGCAGCGCTCCGCCCGGCCGGGGATGCGGCTCTAGCGGCCCCGCGATGAGCGGCTCCTCCATGGCGAAGAGCGAGTCCCGCACTTCGCTGCTGAAGGCGGCGGGGAGCcggagggcggcgggcggccagccccagccccagccccgcggcagcCGCGCCCGGGACGGCAGAGGACAAGGCGGGCAGgcggggagggagcagagccaggagccgCTCCCCGGGGAGCCCAGTGCCCGCAGGCCGCTCTGCCACCCGGGCGCCCGGGAGGACGGAGCGAGGGGCGCGGGGAAGCTGTCACATGGACGGGGGGAGAGCCAGCCGGAGCCGGCGGAAGGAGGTCCAAGGAGAGGCAGCGGCAAGGAACCGGTGCGGACATCCaggcaccagcaccaccacctccCGCCGCACGCCAGCCACGGTCACCCCCCGGACCAGCATCAGCTCTcagacagggatggggaggaggcagaggaggactTTTTCTTCAGTCACAGGCAGAGGTCCAGCAGAGAGTCCCTAAAGCTCTCGGAAGGCGCTTCACCTCTGTCCAAATCCAGCAGCAAGTACTCCACCAAGTCCAGCGGCAGCGATCGGTCGGTGGAAGCGGACCCCCTCTTCCACCAGCTGCACCCCATGCTCAGCTCGGTCTTTGGCCAGGTAAGGGGCAAAGCGCCTctcgccccctccctccctccctgcctgccccccccccccccccgcgccccctcctcctcctcctcctcctcctcctcctcctcctcctcctcccgcccgcTCACGGACCTTCGGCTCCTCGTCCCGGAGCCCCCCCCCGCGCCTCCGGGCTCAGCCCGCAGCTGTAAATGCACTGCTTCCTGGCCGCCCCTGCCGAACTTCTCCCGGCGCTGCGGCACCGCCGGGGCGCTGcgggaccggcaccggcaccgggaccggcaccgAGGAGGGCTCCGCGACGGGGAGGGGGGACGCGGGTCGgagcccccccggcagcccccggccgccccgccgggagcCGCGGAGGGCGCTCTCGGTGGTGCTGGCGGGGGAAGTGCCGGTGCTTTCCCTGTCGCCGGGGGAAGTTGTGGCTCTGCCTGCTGAGGGTGAGAGTCGGAGAAGCggatttaaaaaatgtatttacttattAGATTTCCATCTCTCTGGCTCCCCGCCTTGCTTTGCTGTATTTGTTTACATCTCCTTATGGTACATTTCTGTACAATCGGCATATGAATCATTTCTGATGGCAGAAGCTGTCAGGAGAAGGTAGCGGGGAGGAcgacaaaaaaaaatcctgacccAATTCCGAAGCCTTCCCAGTCACTATGTTAGGATGGAACAGATGCTTTCGGTGTTTGCAAGCTCTTTCGGTACAAAGCTGTCGCTTTTAGCTGCTTCTGGTAGTGAAATTACCCAACAGGGTTACCCtctaaaaatgaaaaggcagAGGGAGACCAGCTCGAAATTTTCTTTTAGAGCCATTTAGGGATGTTACTGGGCGATGTAATCTCCAGGAAGATTAATGTAACTGCAATCTCTCAGAAGCACAATTATAGGTATAAGCCAGTAGCCTGGGCAGCCAGCTAAGTTCCAGCCCTGGAAGTGATCGATTAAACCAGAATTATGATTTGTGGGGTTTGTTGTcattgggtcttttttttttttttttttttttttaaagtgggttTGGGAGGCTTCGCAGGGTGCCCATTCAAATTAAGATTATGGAGAGAACGAGAAGAATTATTGTAATTGGGCGGAAGGAGGTGATACACCCGTATCTGTTTAATCTGGTGTCAGAAAGTGTTGTCTACTTCTGTTCATCTTGACTtctccagagaaaaatcaaagcacGTCTGCTCTCCTCAACAATTTTGCTTCCTCACTGACAGTCTGCTATTTACGAATGTTACGGCTGTGTTTAACTCAGAACGAGTATTACCCTCCCTGTGCCAATGGTGTACCAGAAGTCTAGATTAAAATTTGGTAGTAGCAATAAGAAAGGGCCTGGTGAGCGGCTTGGTGCTCAACCTGGTTACAAAAAGCGATATTCCAGCACCAGGCTTTGAAATCTGTGGGCTCAGCTCTGACTTGTGCTGTACCTGTAGTTGTGAGGAAAGTGAAGATGTATGTGAGAACATATTTTAAGTCTCTGGAGCTGTATGTCCCCAAAGTGtcagaaatacaaacaaatccATGCCAGGGCTCCCACTCGCAGAAACCTCTCTGGTTTTGAACTCAATCCTTACCTGAACGGCATCTTTATTTTTTACCTGCTCTGCTGCTTGCATTCCAGTGTCGTAAGACGCCTCTAAAAGCCATAAACTTAGCAAAATTTAATTGCAGTGTTGAACAACGCCCCTTACAGAAGAGAGACAGATACAATTCTagttttcaccttttcactgGGTACATTGCACCAGTGCTCATAAACAAACGCCAACATCTTTATTTTAGAGCATAATATTATTTATCCTCATTTCTCTCTGTAGACATCTCTCCCTTGCTTTGTTTGAAGTAACTATGAGAGAACGACCATCTAGTGGAGATTTTAGGACTGGCTTTCAGGAGTGGGCTGTAGTGGGGCTGTATAGGGGATTTGTGGATATAAGAAGGGGAGCTATAATGTAGGATACGCAAAGAGCTGGTTGCAGGAAGAGATATGTCAAGATTTTTTGTAGCGATATAAAAAACCTGGGACCAATAAAGGCCCAAGGATAAATTCTGTCATGGAACGGAATGATGGAAATTTTGTTTCTGTGAGTGAAGAAACAAATGCTAAGCGTTATGTAAAAACGTGAGTGATATTTTGAGGCGGGCAAGGTCTTAAACCTGCAGGAGCCCAAGTTGCAGCCTGGGCTGAGGCAGGGTCATAGGCGCAGAAGTGTCCAGGATTGCGGTCTAAGGCTGCAGGTGCTCTAACACCAGTTTGCTCCACATTGTAATTAGAAGAGAGCAACAGCTCAGCAGACAATTTATTTAACACAAGAACTTCTCTCCAGCCCACACAGCCTACTGTGAAACAGTTAAAACAGTAAATTTGCAGTACATAGAAGGAGAGGAGCACAGTGATGCatatctgcagcagcagagcactgtgGTCCAGCAGCACCAGTATATCTTGTCCCAGCTCTACAGATGTGGAACATCATCATCACCCTGTTGTTCCACGGTGGTGCAGTGAGGTGGTCGCAGATGCAGACACTCCAGTGGTACAATCGGATACGCAGAAAAGATTGCAGGGATGACTTCACGGAGGATGTCATTATTGCAGTAACAGCAAAAAGGAGCAGCCCAGGACTACAGGGTTGTGTCTGAGGGAGACAGATTTGTagctgagcagaaaaaaagacgGAGTGAAGGCAGAAGTGCTGTGTTTATATAACCAGCACAGCAATATAGTGCACTGTGGGTGTGTACTCCGGGAGAATGCTAAGATACTGCCAGGATACAGGATGCAGTGATATTTTATTAATTAGGCTTATGCTATATTGGTGCAGGGATGTTCTAATATAATAAAGCAATAATACTCTTTTGGGGCACTTTACCATTTTGTAATTGAGTGGTACATGAATTAACAAATGTAGGGTAGTGTAATGATGTATTAGTATAAGCCAGGATGTCATCTTGGTCTAATGACATGTTTGCACACTAGATCGGCGAGGCAGCTGCGGAAAAGCACTCTGCTGTGGAGTTTATACCGGGTTAGTATGCAGTGCTGCACAGCACTGAGCGCCTGGAGAACACAGCACTGACAATGCAGTGGTGTGGTAACGCAATCCTGTGGCAGAACAGAGATGTGATACTGGTGCCATGTGGTAGGAGTTTGGCAGTGCACGGGTGTGATAATTGTGTAGTGTTGTAGCCTGACAGAAGAGTTTAGCGGTCCAATGATGTAGTAATACAATATTCCAGACGGGAGCTATTCTATACAGCAGTGATTACTTCTGGTGTGATATTAGCAAAGGGCTGCGCTGATCTGACAGCACGATCCCATTGTACCAGAAGGCAGCGAGTGAGGTGTTACCACCATGCCGCAGTTTTGGACGCACGGCTGTGAGTAGCATGAGGGCAACGCCACCGACTTACCTGGTGACAGAAGTGCAGTGTGAGTACGGGCTGGTTATATGATGCATGTGATTAGCGGGACAGCAGTGTTTTAAAGTGGCCCTGCAGCGGTAGCTCAGTGCCCAGTAGCTCAGTGCAGTGTGAGAGCCGTGCAGTGACTCACGGGTGTAGTTGGCAGGGGATGCGATGCATGTGTGATAATGCAGCAAAGTGGGAAGGTGGCGAGAAAAGGGAGCGTGGGGAGGATGTTTCATATAATTTTGGCCTGATAGCAGGATAGGGTTGGAGCGGCCAAGTGGTAAAGGAGTGTCATGGAGCAAAAAGGAGCATGCTATCACTCCTGCAGAGCAGAACAGCATGACGGTCCTATAGTGCCTATAGTGTGGCTACAGGACACAGTTTAGCAACAGCGTGGTATCGAGCAGTCGCGCGTCCATAACAGCAGAGGAGGAGTGATTCCTCAGCAGCCGGGATGGTGGTGAGATGGCAGCCTGGCAGCAGGACACAGTTTATTAATGTGACAACAGTAGCAACAGCAGCACAGAGTCTGGGACAGCAGTGCGGTGGCAGCAGGGACTGCGATGCAACAGTTTTATGGCAGCAGGATTCCTGGGGCAGTGGTGATGCGGCAGCAGCACCTGCGGTACAGCGGCAGCTTGGCATCGGGCTCACGGCACAGCGCTGTATGGGTACTGCGGCACAGAAACCCACTGGTTCTTGTCGCTTCATTCCTCCTCCGCCACAGTGTTGGCCTAGCTGGCACCTTTAAGAAGAGCTTTTTCCGTGCCTTTGCTATGCAATATTAATTTGCAAGCGATCCTGCCATGTGAGACCTGACCGTTTTCAGAGCCGTTTAGCTTTCACACCCTGCCTGACTGTTAAATTTTTCAGTGAAGTGATTCCCCAACAGTTTTCTGTCAATTGCCTCTGGTAGCATGGGGATCAGAGGGGTCAAACAATGCTGTAGGGACTCATTAAGTATTTACAGGCTTCTGCTGTTAGCACTGTGGCCAAAGGGGCTTTTGTATTTCTATTTGTACAGGGAGTTAAAAGCCTCTCCTATCTGCACTGTCTCCCATTCCTGCTTTGATGTCAGTGTCCGCATTACCATTAAAATAGGGAAAGAATCTTTCTGTATTTGCTGtataattttccttctcttgtccTGCTCCATCTTCCTTTACTCATGGGCTTTAGTTCTTCTTAACAGGTCTTAATGGACCTTACAGCAAACAGGGATGACAGAAGTGGCCCCATTTTGGGGCGGGATGTATCCTCTGGCTGCCTGCATGGGAAGCCAAGAACATTCCCCTCTAAACTTGCCAGGAGCAGGTAGGGAAAAAGTGCCATGTCCAGCCTT
Coding sequences:
- the CABP1 gene encoding calcium-binding protein 1 isoform X2 gives rise to the protein MSGSSMAKSESRTSLLKAAGSRRAAGGQPQPQPRGSRARDGRGQGGQAGREQSQEPLPGEPSARRPLCHPGAREDGARGAGKLSHGRGESQPEPAEGGPRRGSGKEPVRTSRHQHHHLPPHASHGHPPDQHQLSDRDGEEAEEDFFFSHRQRSSRESLKLSEGASPLSKSSSKYSTKSSGSDRSVEADPLFHQLHPMLSSVFGQDRELRPEEIEELREAFKEFDKDKDGFINCRDLGNCMRTMGYMPTEMELIELSQQINMNLGGHVDFEDFVELMGPKLLAETADMIGVKELRDAFREFDTNGDGEISTSELREAMKKLLGQQVGHRDIEEIIRDVDLNGDGRVDFEEFVRMMSR